The Temnothorax longispinosus isolate EJ_2023e chromosome 7, Tlon_JGU_v1, whole genome shotgun sequence genome contains a region encoding:
- the LOC139816290 gene encoding uncharacterized protein produces MQILSLNFLMYTLGGIWRPVEWSSNSAKLLYSIFTYVIMSFEYILLLTQFMDIIFVVNNINDFATSSVVFLTIVAVCCKATVVVARRNAIISLVQLLLEAPCKPRDENEVAIQTKFDKLIRSWSIKYSLLCMISLTGVSIGSVLNIIQGQLPCRIWLPWDYNVPLIFWIICIQQLMSHIFGTIIGLGTDTLIFGLFIQTCAQIEIFESRLHKLIINNTVRYLGHALSPLNEDKTNISEIIRHHLRIYKYAKTVNVTFNQILFIQFFVSILVICTSVYYLSMHITELFEIGLFVAYTICMCVQIYIYCWSGNEVMLKSMGIGDAVYHMDWPLLSVNEKKELLMIIMRSSIPIKFTSSFLITLSLQSYSNILKTSYSAFNVLQKDINMQILSFNFLMYTVGGIWRPIEWSSNRAKLLYSIFTCGVLSLEYFMVLTQFMDIVLVVENIDDFTANTLLFLSFVNVCCKATFVVIRRNAIINVVESLLKAPHKPRNEDEVAIQTKFDKFIRSWSIKYSLLCIIGLAGVSVGSVLTIMQDRLPCRIWLPWDYNVPLVFWIICIQQFMCPIFTTIIGLGTDTLIFGLFIQTCAQIEIFESRLHKLIINNTVRYLGHALSPLNEDETNISEIIRHHLSIYKYAKTVNDIFREVFFIQFLVSTCVICISVYYLSTHIMELSEIGEFLGYVIGMCVQIYIYCWSGNEVMFKSMSIGDAVYHMDWPFMSAKEKKELLMIMMRSSIPIKFTSSFLITLSLQSFKNILEISYSAFNVLQKRKRSNNSIKY; encoded by the exons ATGCAAatactttctttaaattttttaatgtataccCTTGGTGGTATATGGCGACCTGTTGAGTGGTCATCAAATAGTGCCAAGCTACTGTATAGTATATTTACCTACGTTATAATGTCATTcgaatacattttattgttaactcaATTTATGGATATTATTTTCGTTGTCAATAATATCAATGATTTTGCCACTAGTTCTGTAGTATTCTTGACTATTGTTGCCGTTTGTTGTAAAGCGACTGTCGTTGTAGCACGTCGGAATGCGATTATTAGCTTGGTGCAATTATTGTTGGAAGCACCATGTAAACCTCGAGATGAGAACGAAGTGGCAATACAAACTAAATTTGATAAACTTATCAG gtCATGGTCAATAAAATACTCTCTTCTGTGTATGATCTCCCTTACAGGAGTCTCAATAGGATCAGTATTAAACATTATACAGGGTCAACTGCCTTGTCGAATATGGCTGCCATGGGATTACAATGTACCTCTAATATTTTGGATTATATGCATTCAGCAACTCATGAGTCATATTTTCGGCACTATCATAGGTCTCGGCACAGATACCTTAATCTTCGGATTGTTTATACAAACGTGCGCCCagattgaaatttttgaaagtcgtcttcataaattaataattaacaacaCAGTTAGATATCTGGGACATGCACTCTCTCCGTTAAATGAAGATAAAACGAACATATCGGAAATAATACGTCATCATCTCCGCATTTACAA ATATGCCAAGACGGTAAACGTTACCTTCAATCAAATACTCTTTATTCAGTTTTTTGTTAGTATTTTGGTAATATGTACAAGTGTGTATTATCTATCAATGCATATTACGGAACTGTTTGAAATTGGATTGTTTGTAGCATATACCATTTGCATGTGTGtacaaatctatatttattgctGGTCTGGAAACGAAGTCATGCTTAAG AGTATGGGCATAGGAGACGCTGTATATCATATGGATTGGCCATTATTGTcagtaaacgaaaaaaaagaattgttgaTGATCATAATGCGCAGCAGTATTCCTATAAAGTTCACTAGTAGCTTCTTGATAACTTTATCTCTTCAATCGTACAGCAAT attttaaaaacatcATATTCTGCATTTAACgtacttcaaaa agatataaatatgcaaatactttctttcaattttttaatgtacacCGTTGGTGGTATATGGCGACCTATTGAGTGGTCCTCGAATAGAGCTAAGCTGCTGTATAGTATATTTACCTGTGGTGTATTATCTTTGGAATACTTTATGGTGTTAACTCAATTTATGGATATAGTACTTGTTGTCGAAAATATCGATGATTTTACCGCTAATACACTATTGTTCTTGTCTTTTGTTAACGTTTGTTGTAAAGCGACTTTCGTTGTGATACGTCGAAATGCGATCATCAACGTAGTGGAATCATTGTTGAAAGCACCACATAAACCTCGAAACGAGGATGAAGTAGCTATCCAAacgaaatttgataaatttatcag gTCATGGTCAATAAAATACTCTCTTCTGTGTATAATCGGTCTTGCAGGAGTCTCAGTAGGATCAGTATTAACCATTATGCAGGATCGACTGCCTTGTCGAATATGGCTGCCATGGGATTACAATGTACCTCTAGTATTTTGGATTATATGCATTCAGCAATTCATGTGTCCTATTTTCACCACTATTATAGGTCTCGGCACAGACACCTTAATCTTCGGATTGTTCATACAAACGTGCGCCCagattgaaatttttgaaagtcgtcttcataaattaataattaacaacaCAGTTAGATATCTGGGACATGCACTCTCTCCGTTAAATGAAGATGAAACAAACATATCGGAAATAATACGTCATCATCTCAGCATTTACAA ATATGCCAAGACGGTAAACGATATCTTCAGAGAGGTATTCTTTATTCAGTTTCTTGTTAGTACGTGTGTAATATGTATAAGTGTGTATTATCTATCAACGCATATTATGGAATTGTCTGAAATTGGGGAATTCTTAGGATATGTCATTGGCATGTGTGtacaaatctatatttattgctGGTCTGGAAACGAAGTCATGTTTAAG AGTATGAGCATAGGAGATGCTGTATATCATATGGATTGGCCATTTATGTCAgctaaagaaaagaaagaattgtTGATGATCATGATGCGCAGCAGTATTCCTATAAAGTTCACTAGTAGCTTCTTGATAACTTTATCTCTTCAATCGTTCAAGAAT atctTAGAAATATCATATTCTGCATTTAACGTCCTgcaaaaacgaaaaagaagtaacaatagtataaaatattaa
- the LOC139816060 gene encoding putative odorant receptor 71a produces the protein MQILSLSFSIYNLCGIWRPSEWSSNVAKLLYNIFTFVIISSEYFVVLTQFMDIILIVDNIDDFATNALMFLTLVAVCCKATVVLMRRNAIINLVGLLMKAPCKPCDEDESTIQTKFDNFIRSYSIKYTLLATSAVTGTTIGSVLNVMQGHMPNRIWLPWDYNIPLVFWIISIHQIVSLLFATMILVGTDTLIFGLFLQTCAQLEIFEYRLHKLIINKTVRYLEHALSSSNRDKTKISECIHHHLSIYEYAKAVNAIFNQVFFVQFSGSILILCTSVYYLTIHIAELSGTVTLIFYTIGMFVQIYTFCWSGNEVILKSTSVGNAIYCMDWPLLSIDEQRELLLIMMRSTIPIKFTSSFLITLSLQSYSNILKMSYTAFNVLQK, from the exons ATGCAAATACTTTCTCTAAGTTTTTCGATATATAACCTTTGTGGTATATGGCGACCAAGTGAGTGGTCATCAAATGTCGCAAAACTGTTGTATAACATATTCACTTTTGTCATAATATCTTCGGAATACTTTGTGGTGTTAACTCAATTTATGGATATAATACTTATTGTCGACAATATCGATGATTTTGCTACTAATGCTCTAATGTTCCTGACTCTTGTTGCCGTATGTTGTAAAGCCACTGTCGTTTTGATGCGTCGGAATGCTATCATCAATTTGGTGGGACTATTGATGAAAGCACCGTGTAAACCTTGTGATGAGGACGAATCGACGatacaaacaaaatttgataattttatcag GtcatattctataaaatacaCACTTTTGGCGACTAGCGCCGTTACAGGCACTACAATAGGATCAGTATTAAATGTTATGCAAGGTCATATGCCTAATCGAATATGGCTGCCATGGGATTATAATATACCTCTAGTTTTCTGGATTATATCCATTCACCAAATTGTATCTTTACTTTTTGCCACAATGATCCTTGTCGGCACGGATACCTTAATCTTCGGATTGTTTTTGCAAACGTGTGCCCAGCTTGAAATTTTCGAATATCGTcttcacaaattaataattaataaaacagttaGATATCTGGAACATGCACTCTCTTCGTCAAATAGAGACAAAACGAAGATATCGGAGTGCATACATCATCATCTCAGCATTTACGA ATATGCCAAAGCGGTAAACGCTATATTCAACCAAGTGTTCTTTGTTCAATTCTCTGGAAGCATACTGATATTATGTACAAGTGTGTATTATCTGACGATACATATTGCAGAATTGTCTGGGACTGTGACTTTAATATTCTACACCATTGGAATGTTTGTACAAATCTACACTTTTTGCTGGTCTGGAAATGAAGTCATACTTAAG AGTACGAGCGTAGGGAACGCTATATATTGCATGGACTGGCCATTACTATCAATTGACGAACAAAGGGAGTTGCTGTTAATCATGATGCGAAGCACAATTCCAATAAAGTTTACTAGCAGCTTCTTGATAACACTGTCTCTTCAGTCTTACAGCAAT ATCTTAAAAATGTCATACACGGCATTCAACGTGCTTCAaaagtga
- the LOC139816056 gene encoding putative odorant receptor 69a isoform X3 encodes MQILTLQFLVYNYCGLWRPSEWSSNVAKLLYNVFTFVIISSEYFVVLTQFMDIVLIVDNINDFATNTLIFLTLVAVCCKATVVLMRRNAIINLMQLLMKAPCKPCDKDESAIQTKFDRFIRSYSIKYLVLGISAVAGTTIGSVLNVMQGIGTDTLILGLSLQMCAQLEIFENRLHKLIINKTVRYLEHALSSSNKDRRRISDCIHHHLSIYKYAEMVNAIFNQVFFVQFSGSILVLCTSVYYLSTHIAELSGLVTLLFYTIGMFVQIYILCWSGNEVILKSTSVGNAIYCMDWPLLSINEQRDLLLIMMRSTIPIKFTSSFLITLSLQSYGSILKMSYTAFNVLQK; translated from the exons ATGCAAATACTTACACTACAATTTTTAGTGTATAACTATTGTGGTTTATGGCGACCTAGTGAATGGTCATCAAATGTCGCAAAACTATTGTACAATGTATTCACCTTTGTTATAATATCCTCGGAATACTTTGTGGTGTTAACTCAATTTATGGATATAGTACTTATTGTCGACAATATCAACGATTTTGCGACTAATACTCTAATATTCCTGACTCTTGTTGCcgtatgttgtaaagcgactGTCGTTTTGATGCGTCGGAATGCGATTATTAATCTGATGCAACTATTGATGAAAGCACCGTGTAAACCTTGTGACAAAGACGAATCGGCGatacaaacaaaatttgatAGGTTTATTAG GTCGTATTCTATAAAATACTTAGTTTTGGGGATTAGCGCCGTTGCAGGCACTACAATAGGATCAGTATTAAATGTTATGCAAG GTATCGGCACGGATACTCTAATCCTCGGATTGTCTTTGCAAATGTGTGCTCAGCttgaaattttcgaaaatcgtcttcacaaattaataattaataaaacagttaGATATCTGGAACATGCACTCTCTTCGTCGAATAAAGACCGAAGGAGGATATCGGATTGCATACATCATCATCTCAGCATTTACAA ATATGCCGAAATGGTAAACGCTATATTCAACCAAGTGTTCTTCGTTCAATTCTCTGGAAGCATATTGGTATTATGTACAAGTGTGTATTACTTGTCAACTCATATTGCGGAACTGTCTGGACTTGTGACTTTATTATTCTACACCATTGGAATGTTTGTACAAATCTACATACTTTGCTGGTCTGGAAACGAAGTTATTCTTAAG AGTACGAGCGTAGGGAACGCTATATATTGCATGGACTGGCCATTACTATCAATTAACGAACAAAGGGACTTGCTGTTAATCATGATGCGAAGCACAATTCCAATAAAGTTTACTAGCAGCTTCCTGATAACTCTGTCTCTTCAGTCTTACGGCAGC ATCTTAAAAATGTCATACACGGCATTCAACGTGCTTCAaaagtga
- the LOC139816056 gene encoding putative odorant receptor 71a isoform X2, whose translation MQILTLQFLVYNYCGLWRPSEWSSNVAKLLYNVFTFVIISSEYFVVLTQFMDIVLIVDNINDFATNTLIFLTLVAVCCKATVVLMRRNAIINLMQLLMKAPCKPCDKDESAIQTKFDRFIRSYSIKYLVLGISAVAGTTIGSVLNVMQGHIPYRIWLPWDYNIPLVFWIISIHQIISSFFATMIVRYLEHALSSSNKDRRRISDCIHHHLSIYKYAEMVNAIFNQVFFVQFSGSILVLCTSVYYLSTHIAELSGLVTLLFYTIGMFVQIYILCWSGNEVILKSTSVGNAIYCMDWPLLSINEQRDLLLIMMRSTIPIKFTSSFLITLSLQSYGSILKMSYTAFNVLQK comes from the exons ATGCAAATACTTACACTACAATTTTTAGTGTATAACTATTGTGGTTTATGGCGACCTAGTGAATGGTCATCAAATGTCGCAAAACTATTGTACAATGTATTCACCTTTGTTATAATATCCTCGGAATACTTTGTGGTGTTAACTCAATTTATGGATATAGTACTTATTGTCGACAATATCAACGATTTTGCGACTAATACTCTAATATTCCTGACTCTTGTTGCcgtatgttgtaaagcgactGTCGTTTTGATGCGTCGGAATGCGATTATTAATCTGATGCAACTATTGATGAAAGCACCGTGTAAACCTTGTGACAAAGACGAATCGGCGatacaaacaaaatttgatAGGTTTATTAG GTCGTATTCTATAAAATACTTAGTTTTGGGGATTAGCGCCGTTGCAGGCACTACAATAGGATCAGTATTAAATGTTATGCAAGGTCATATACCTTATCGAATATGGCTGCCATGGGATTATAATATACCTCTAGTGTTCTGGATTATATCCattcatcaaattatatcttcattttttgCCACAATGATAG ttaGATATCTGGAACATGCACTCTCTTCGTCGAATAAAGACCGAAGGAGGATATCGGATTGCATACATCATCATCTCAGCATTTACAA ATATGCCGAAATGGTAAACGCTATATTCAACCAAGTGTTCTTCGTTCAATTCTCTGGAAGCATATTGGTATTATGTACAAGTGTGTATTACTTGTCAACTCATATTGCGGAACTGTCTGGACTTGTGACTTTATTATTCTACACCATTGGAATGTTTGTACAAATCTACATACTTTGCTGGTCTGGAAACGAAGTTATTCTTAAG AGTACGAGCGTAGGGAACGCTATATATTGCATGGACTGGCCATTACTATCAATTAACGAACAAAGGGACTTGCTGTTAATCATGATGCGAAGCACAATTCCAATAAAGTTTACTAGCAGCTTCCTGATAACTCTGTCTCTTCAGTCTTACGGCAGC ATCTTAAAAATGTCATACACGGCATTCAACGTGCTTCAaaagtga
- the LOC139816056 gene encoding odorant receptor Or1-like isoform X1: MQILTLQFLVYNYCGLWRPSEWSSNVAKLLYNVFTFVIISSEYFVVLTQFMDIVLIVDNINDFATNTLIFLTLVAVCCKATVVLMRRNAIINLMQLLMKAPCKPCDKDESAIQTKFDRFIRSYSIKYLVLGISAVAGTTIGSVLNVMQGHIPYRIWLPWDYNIPLVFWIISIHQIISSFFATMIGIGTDTLILGLSLQMCAQLEIFENRLHKLIINKTVRYLEHALSSSNKDRRRISDCIHHHLSIYKYAEMVNAIFNQVFFVQFSGSILVLCTSVYYLSTHIAELSGLVTLLFYTIGMFVQIYILCWSGNEVILKSTSVGNAIYCMDWPLLSINEQRDLLLIMMRSTIPIKFTSSFLITLSLQSYGSILKMSYTAFNVLQK; the protein is encoded by the exons ATGCAAATACTTACACTACAATTTTTAGTGTATAACTATTGTGGTTTATGGCGACCTAGTGAATGGTCATCAAATGTCGCAAAACTATTGTACAATGTATTCACCTTTGTTATAATATCCTCGGAATACTTTGTGGTGTTAACTCAATTTATGGATATAGTACTTATTGTCGACAATATCAACGATTTTGCGACTAATACTCTAATATTCCTGACTCTTGTTGCcgtatgttgtaaagcgactGTCGTTTTGATGCGTCGGAATGCGATTATTAATCTGATGCAACTATTGATGAAAGCACCGTGTAAACCTTGTGACAAAGACGAATCGGCGatacaaacaaaatttgatAGGTTTATTAG GTCGTATTCTATAAAATACTTAGTTTTGGGGATTAGCGCCGTTGCAGGCACTACAATAGGATCAGTATTAAATGTTATGCAAGGTCATATACCTTATCGAATATGGCTGCCATGGGATTATAATATACCTCTAGTGTTCTGGATTATATCCattcatcaaattatatcttcattttttgCCACAATGATAGGTATCGGCACGGATACTCTAATCCTCGGATTGTCTTTGCAAATGTGTGCTCAGCttgaaattttcgaaaatcgtcttcacaaattaataattaataaaacagttaGATATCTGGAACATGCACTCTCTTCGTCGAATAAAGACCGAAGGAGGATATCGGATTGCATACATCATCATCTCAGCATTTACAA ATATGCCGAAATGGTAAACGCTATATTCAACCAAGTGTTCTTCGTTCAATTCTCTGGAAGCATATTGGTATTATGTACAAGTGTGTATTACTTGTCAACTCATATTGCGGAACTGTCTGGACTTGTGACTTTATTATTCTACACCATTGGAATGTTTGTACAAATCTACATACTTTGCTGGTCTGGAAACGAAGTTATTCTTAAG AGTACGAGCGTAGGGAACGCTATATATTGCATGGACTGGCCATTACTATCAATTAACGAACAAAGGGACTTGCTGTTAATCATGATGCGAAGCACAATTCCAATAAAGTTTACTAGCAGCTTCCTGATAACTCTGTCTCTTCAGTCTTACGGCAGC ATCTTAAAAATGTCATACACGGCATTCAACGTGCTTCAaaagtga
- the LOC139816053 gene encoding odorant receptor 46a-like isoform X1 yields the protein MQILTLQFLVYNFCGLWRPSEWSSNAAKLLYNVFTFVIISSEYFVVLTQFMDIVLIVDNIDDFANNTLIFLTLVAVCCKATVVVMRRNAIINLMRLLMKAPCKPCDEDESAIQTKSDRFIRSYSIKYALLATSAVTGTTIGSVLNVMQGHIPYRIWLPWDYNIPLVFWIISIHQIVSLLFATMISIGTDTLIFGLFLQTCAQLEIFEYRLHKLIINKTGRYLEHGLSSSNKDKTEISECIHHHLSIYEYAKAVNAIFNQVFFVQFSGSILVLCTSVYYLSTHIAELSGLVTLLLYTIGMFVQIYILCWSGNEVMLKSTSVGNAIYCMDWPLLSINEQRDLLLIMMRSTIPIKFTSSFLITLSLQSYSNILKMSYTAFNVLQKNAEVNVRTLNTYILHLHIVM from the exons ATGCAAATACTTACACTACAATTTTTAGTGTATAACTTTTGTGGTTTATGGCGACCTAGTGAATGGTCATCCAATGCCGCAAAACTATTATACAATGTATTTACCTTTGTTATAATATCTTCGGAATACTTTGTGGTGTTAACTCAATTTATGGATATAGTACTTATCGTCGACAATATCGATGATTTTGCCAATAATACTCTAATATTCCTGACTCTTGTTGCCGTATGTTGCAAAGCGACAGTCGTTGTGATGCGTCGGAATGCGATTATCAATTTGATGCGACTATTGATGAAAGCACCGTGTAAACCTTGTGACGAAGACGAATCGGCGATACAAACAAAGTCTGATAGGTTTATCAG GtcatattctataaaatacgCACTTTTGGCGACTAGCGCCGTTACAGGCACTACAATAGGATCAGTATTAAATGTTATGCAAGGTCATATACCTTATCGAATATGGCTGCCATGGGATTATAATATACCTTTAGTTTTCTGGATTATATCCATTCACCAAATTGTATCTTTACTTTTTGCCACAATGATAAGTATCGGCACGGATACCTTAATCTTCGGATTGTTTTTGCAAACGTGTGCCCAGCTTGAAATTTTCGAATATCGTcttcacaaattaataattaataaaacaggtAGATATCTGGAACATGGTCTCTCTTCGTCGAATAAAGACAAAACGGAGATATCGGAGTGCATACATCATCATCTCAGCATTTACGA ATATGCCAAAGCGGTAAACGCTATATTCAACCAAGTGTTCTTCGTTCAATTTTCTGGAAGCATACTGGTATTATGTACAAGTGTGTATTATTTGTCAACTCATATTGCGGAACTGTCTGGACTTgtgactttattattatacaccATTGGAATGTTTGTACAAATCTACATACTTTGCTGGTCTGGAAATGAAGTCATGCTTAAG AGTACGAGCGTAGGGAACGCTATATATTGCATGGATTGGCCATTACTATCAATTAACGAACAAAGGGACTTGCTGTTAATCATGATGCGAAGCACAATTCCAATAAAGTTTACTAGCAGCTTCTTGATAACACTGTCTCTTCAGTCTTACAGCAAT ATCTTAAAAATGTCATACACGGCATTCAACGTGcttcaaaa GAATGCTGAGGTTAATGTACGCACTTTGAATACTTACATTCTACATCTACACATTGTAATGTAA
- the LOC139816053 gene encoding odorant receptor 46a-like isoform X2: protein MQILTLQFLVYNFCGLWRPSEWSSNAAKLLYNVFTFVIISSEYFVVLTQFMDIVLIVDNIDDFANNTLIFLTLVAVCCKATVVVMRRNAIINLMRLLMKAPCKPCDEDESAIQTKSDRFIRSYSIKYALLATSAVTGTTIGSVLNVMQGHIPYRIWLPWDYNIPLVFWIISIHQIVSLLFATMISIGTDTLIFGLFLQTCAQLEIFEYRLHKLIINKTGRYLEHGLSSSNKDKTEISECIHHHLSIYEYAKAVNAIFNQVFFVQFSGSILVLCTSVYYLSTHIAELSGLVTLLLYTIGMFVQIYILCWSGNEVMLKSTSVGNAIYCMDWPLLSINEQRDLLLIMMRSTIPIKFTSSFLITLSLQSYSNILKMSYTAFNVLQK from the exons ATGCAAATACTTACACTACAATTTTTAGTGTATAACTTTTGTGGTTTATGGCGACCTAGTGAATGGTCATCCAATGCCGCAAAACTATTATACAATGTATTTACCTTTGTTATAATATCTTCGGAATACTTTGTGGTGTTAACTCAATTTATGGATATAGTACTTATCGTCGACAATATCGATGATTTTGCCAATAATACTCTAATATTCCTGACTCTTGTTGCCGTATGTTGCAAAGCGACAGTCGTTGTGATGCGTCGGAATGCGATTATCAATTTGATGCGACTATTGATGAAAGCACCGTGTAAACCTTGTGACGAAGACGAATCGGCGATACAAACAAAGTCTGATAGGTTTATCAG GtcatattctataaaatacgCACTTTTGGCGACTAGCGCCGTTACAGGCACTACAATAGGATCAGTATTAAATGTTATGCAAGGTCATATACCTTATCGAATATGGCTGCCATGGGATTATAATATACCTTTAGTTTTCTGGATTATATCCATTCACCAAATTGTATCTTTACTTTTTGCCACAATGATAAGTATCGGCACGGATACCTTAATCTTCGGATTGTTTTTGCAAACGTGTGCCCAGCTTGAAATTTTCGAATATCGTcttcacaaattaataattaataaaacaggtAGATATCTGGAACATGGTCTCTCTTCGTCGAATAAAGACAAAACGGAGATATCGGAGTGCATACATCATCATCTCAGCATTTACGA ATATGCCAAAGCGGTAAACGCTATATTCAACCAAGTGTTCTTCGTTCAATTTTCTGGAAGCATACTGGTATTATGTACAAGTGTGTATTATTTGTCAACTCATATTGCGGAACTGTCTGGACTTgtgactttattattatacaccATTGGAATGTTTGTACAAATCTACATACTTTGCTGGTCTGGAAATGAAGTCATGCTTAAG AGTACGAGCGTAGGGAACGCTATATATTGCATGGATTGGCCATTACTATCAATTAACGAACAAAGGGACTTGCTGTTAATCATGATGCGAAGCACAATTCCAATAAAGTTTACTAGCAGCTTCTTGATAACACTGTCTCTTCAGTCTTACAGCAAT ATCTTAAAAATGTCATACACGGCATTCAACGTGcttcaaaagtaa